A window of Amaranthus tricolor cultivar Red isolate AtriRed21 chromosome 8, ASM2621246v1, whole genome shotgun sequence genomic DNA:
CACAATGGATTGCGATTTTTTTGAGAACTCCTATTTTTTCTCCCAGCCTTGTCCTCAGGCGGAGATTATATGTGATGAATTGAGCTGGCTTACACAGTCTGTGACTGATGGTCCGAAccccaaagagcaagtaggtagtCCCGCAGATGTTGCCACTGAAAACATAGTTCTTCTTTCTCCTCGGACTCCCCTTACCTTGTCTGAAGCATCCAGTGAACAAGAGGTCGTTTGTGAAACTCATAACACCCAAGAGGTAATTATTGAACCTGACTCTCGGATTGATGATATACCCAGTACTGTTAACCCTCCATGCAGGTATGAATTACCTCCAAGAAGCAAAAGAGGTATCCCTCCAAAGCGGTATGATCCAAAGTTTGAGTCACACAGATCTCGATATCCAGTTAGCCGTGATATGAATAAATTAGCACAGATGGCAGTGGCGTTCCAAACCAGTCTATACTCAAATTCCCTTCCTCGTAATACTGAAGAAGCTCTCCAAAATCCCAAATGGCAAGAAGCAATGAAAGAAGAGATCGTAGCACTGAAGAAAAATAGTACATGGGACAAGTGTGTGCTACCTAAAGGGAAGAAAACTGTCGGTTCTAAATGGGTGTTCACAATAAAATATCATGCTAATGGGACGATTGAAAGGTACAAAGCTCTCCTTGTAGCAAAGGGGTATACACAGACATATGGGATTGACTACTCAGAAACTTTTTCACCAGTTGCAAAGATAGATACCATCAGAGTTCTGTTCTCTATAGCCGCTAATAAGGATTGGCCCTTATATCAGTTCAATGTGAAAAATGCATTCCTTCATGGTGAGATCGAAGAAGAAGTATACATGCATGCTCCACCGGGTTTTTCAGATGAATTTGCTCCAGGAGAAGGATGTCGCCTGAGGAAAGCTCTGTATGGTTTAAAACAATCCCCAAGGGCTTGATTTGGAAGATTTACCACAGCTATGAGAAGATTTGGGTATGAGCAGAGCAATTCTGACCACACCCTATTCTTGAAGAAAGGAGAAGATCGTATCACTTGCTTAAtcatttatgttgatgatatgatcataaCAGGGAATAATAAGGAAGAGATTAGTGATCATAAGGAGAAATTATTTAAAGAATTCGAGATGAAAGATTTGGGGAACTTGAAGTACTTCCTTGGTATAGAGGTTTTTCGATCAAAAAGGGGAATCTTCATCAATCAAAAGAAATATATCTTTTACCTACTAGCAGAGATAGGTATGATAGACAGCAAACCAACCGAAACACCTATTGTTACTAATCACAGATTACAAACAACACCAGGAGAAAACTCAACCGACAAAGAAAAGTATTAGAAATTGGTGGGAAAGTTGATCTATCTATCTCACACTAGGCCCGACATATCTTATGCAGTTGGAGTTGTGAGTTGATTTATGCACCTACCCCAGACATCTCATATGGAAGCAGTCATGAGAATCTTGAGATACTTAAAGGGTACAAGTGACAAATGTGTTTTCTAAAAGAAAAATGGTCACCTAGACCTCATTGCATATACTGATGCTGACTGGGCAGGTGATCGAGACAGTATGAGATCTACATCGGGATATTTCACTCTTGTATGAGGTAACTTAGTTACTTGGAGAAGCAAAAAACAAAAAGTGGTCGCACTATCAAGTGCAGAAGCAGAATTCAGAGGAGTTGCTAAGAGAATAATAGAGGTACTATGGCTCAAGAAACTCTTATGTGAACTAAACTTTCCACCTACAAAAGCATGCaaattattttgtgataataaggCAGCTATTGGCATATCAGAAAACCCAGTccaacatgatcgaacgaaaCACGTAGAAATCGACAGACACTTCATAAAAGAGAAACTAGAGAAAAAAATAATCCATATCCCATATGTGAAATCAGAAGATCAGCTTGCAGATATTCTCACAAACGTCGTTCCAGCAGAAGTGTTCGAAACTACTTTATCCAAGTTAGGTATTGGGAATCCcatgacctaacttgagggggagtgtgggAATATTATTACTGATTTCTTAGGATCTTTATTTACCTTTTTTAGTCCAATATTTTTAGGTAATTACTGATTTCCCAAGCTAAGTTTTTCCTGAATTAATTCTTAGCTTTTGTATAAATATTAGAGctgtaattataattaaatcaaTACAAAAACACTGTATTCATTATCCCAATTTCAACTTCCTTAATCTTTCAGGAATGAAGGACGAAGATGAAGGGCAAAGATGGTGATGAATTGATGAAGGACGGcgctgatgatgatgaagattgaagtaGGGAAGAGTTTGGAGTGGAAGACGCTGCTGATGGTGATGAACTGCAATTATGAAATTAGGTTTAGAAATAACAAATCCCAAGCTTGAAGTTGCTGCCTCACTCACTCAAGTCACTGCctcactttaatttttttttttttgaaaaagaaaaaggatacCGGGTATCCGGATTTATAAAAATGGTATTCGGATCTGACTCGAATATCCGATTTATAAATCGGGTACCCGATCTGGAATATCCGTTTTTGGCAATTCGGGTTAATTATCCGGTTTTAAC
This region includes:
- the LOC130821658 gene encoding uncharacterized mitochondrial protein AtMg00810-like; the protein is MRRFGYEQSNSDHTLFLKKGEDRITCLIIYVDDMIITGNNKEEISDHKEKLFKEFEMKDLGNLKYFLGIEVFRSKRGIFINQKKYIFYLLAEIGMIDSKPTETPIVTNHRLQTTPGENSTDKENWSCELIYAPTPDISYGSSHENLEILKGYK